GGAGAACGACGTCCGATACATGTTGATCAAACTCGTCATGTGCTGGGGGCCACGCTGATCACCGAACGGATCCTGCGTGTCGTGGTAGGCGGCGTCCGGTGCGACCAACTCGTCGAGCTCAGCGAGATCACCGGAGGCAAACACCTCCCAGATACGACGCGACACTGCTTTGTTCTGATCTTCGGCCATGGTTCTGACCTTCCGGAGTGCAACCACACGGCAGATGACGTCCGCAGAAAAACGGTAGATCTGCTGGTGGCGAACCGACAGACACGGGCGCGCGACTGCTACCTCACGGAAACATCAACATTGCGTCTGACCTGCGCAGACGGGAACCTGGCCGCGGACACTTTCGTGCTCGATGCGTTGGCGCGGCAGACGCCGGGGCTCAACCCACCCAGTTCGGCGGACGCTTCTGCAGGAACGCGAGCATGCCCTCACGCGCCTCGTCGGAGACGAACAGGCGCGCCGACTGCTCGGTGAGTTCCTCGGCGTGCTCGTCGAAATCGCGCAGGATCGATGCGGTGGTCAGCGCCTTCGACGTCGCCAATCCCTGCGGGGAGCCCTTGGCGATCTCGGCCGCCAGCGCCGCCACCGCGGCCTGCGCGTCCTCGGCGGCAACGGTGACCAGACCGATCGCGACGGCCTCCTGCGGCCCGAAACGTTCCCCGGTGACGAAGTAGCGGCCCGCCGAGCGGGGCGTCATCTTGGCCAGCAGGGTCAGCGAAATGATCGACGGCGCAACCCCGATACGCGCCTCGGTCAACGCGAACGTGCTGCCCGGCCCGGCCACCACCACATCACACGCCCCCACCAGGCCCAGCCCGCCGGCCCGCACATGCCCGTCGACCATCCCGATCACCGGCAGCGGCAACTCCAGGATCGCGCGCAGCAATCTCGTCATCTCACGGGCCCGGTCGACCGCGAGGTCACTCGGCTCACGGCCCGCCGCCTCGCTGAGATCCGCACCGGCACAGAACGTTCCGCCGGTGTGGCCCAACACGACGACCCGGGCGCCGGGGTGCGCGGCGGCACGGTCGAACCCCGCGTGCAGCTGCTCGACCAGGGCCGTCGACAGTGCGTTGCGGTTGTGCGGTGAATCCAGCGTCAACCGCGCGACCGGACCGTCGACCTCGAAACGAACCAGATCAGCCATCGCAGCGGGCCCCATCAGTAG
This region of Mycolicibacterium goodii genomic DNA includes:
- a CDS encoding enoyl-CoA hydratase family protein: MADLVRFEVDGPVARLTLDSPHNRNALSTALVEQLHAGFDRAAAHPGARVVVLGHTGGTFCAGADLSEAAGREPSDLAVDRAREMTRLLRAILELPLPVIGMVDGHVRAGGLGLVGACDVVVAGPGSTFALTEARIGVAPSIISLTLLAKMTPRSAGRYFVTGERFGPQEAVAIGLVTVAAEDAQAAVAALAAEIAKGSPQGLATSKALTTASILRDFDEHAEELTEQSARLFVSDEAREGMLAFLQKRPPNWVG